The Halomonas sp. KG2 genome contains a region encoding:
- a CDS encoding alpha-L-glutamate ligase-like protein, which yields MSWLKNWTWPTRLRDKGIIGMNRRNIRYIGRYNSRRLYPLVDDKLKTKLLAQRYGITTPELIGTVTTQFGVKHISEMLSGHSGFVIKPAKGSGGKGILVIEKVQEGIFIKPSGASLSIEDIERHVSNILSGLYSLGGSPDVAVIETLINFDESLMAYTYEGVPDIRVIVFKGYPVMAMMRLSTAASDGKANLHQGAVGVGLNIATGAALRGVQFDRPCFSHPDTGHDLASLVVPQWDTLLHLAAGCYEMTGLGYLGTDMVLDRKHGPMLLELNARPGLAIQMTNGEGLRRRLDLIEQQPDGVPVAERVAFAQHHFARQSELVETPDTSSATA from the coding sequence ATGAGCTGGCTAAAGAACTGGACATGGCCAACACGGCTTAGAGACAAGGGAATTATCGGCATGAATCGGCGAAATATTCGCTACATCGGCCGCTATAATTCCCGACGTTTATATCCGCTGGTTGACGACAAGCTGAAAACCAAGCTTCTTGCGCAACGTTACGGCATTACAACGCCGGAGCTCATTGGTACAGTCACGACTCAGTTTGGGGTCAAGCATATCAGCGAGATGCTAAGTGGCCATTCGGGCTTTGTGATCAAGCCTGCCAAAGGCAGTGGCGGAAAAGGCATACTTGTTATTGAAAAGGTACAAGAGGGTATCTTCATCAAACCGAGCGGTGCCAGCTTGTCGATTGAAGATATTGAGCGCCATGTTTCGAACATACTTTCTGGGCTGTATTCGCTAGGCGGCTCACCGGATGTCGCCGTCATCGAAACACTGATCAATTTCGATGAAAGCCTGATGGCCTATACCTATGAAGGCGTACCGGATATTCGAGTCATCGTGTTTAAAGGTTATCCAGTGATGGCCATGATGCGGCTTTCTACCGCCGCGTCGGATGGCAAGGCCAACCTTCACCAAGGGGCCGTAGGCGTTGGGCTGAACATTGCCACAGGCGCGGCCCTACGTGGAGTGCAGTTTGATCGTCCGTGCTTCAGCCACCCAGATACAGGTCACGACTTGGCAAGTCTGGTTGTCCCACAGTGGGATACCCTGCTCCACCTGGCAGCAGGCTGCTACGAGATGACCGGACTTGGCTATCTTGGCACCGATATGGTGCTAGATAGAAAGCATGGCCCCATGCTGCTTGAGCTTAATGCGCGCCCCGGGCTTGCGATTCAAATGACCAACGGAGAAGGACTTCGTCGCCGGCTTGACCTGATCGAACAGCAGCCTGACGGTGTTCCCGTCGCTGAGCGGGTAGCGTTCGCACAGCACCACTTTGCCCGCCAAAGCGAACTCGTAGAAACGCCTGACACTTCTTCGGCGACGGCGTAG
- the hisI gene encoding phosphoribosyl-AMP cyclohydrolase produces MSRFDQLAPRDLFKALESASPSDTLPGTETLIEAVRFNEQGLLPAIAQQFDSGEVLMMAWMNREALEETLATQRVCYYSRSRKKLWRKGETSGQQQQLKSAALDCDGDTLLLQVDQTGPACHTGRRSCFYLSVNEERAVITSEPLIDPAALYGKK; encoded by the coding sequence ATGTCACGTTTTGACCAATTAGCCCCGCGCGACCTATTCAAAGCCCTAGAGTCTGCCAGCCCTTCCGACACGTTGCCCGGGACAGAAACGCTTATTGAAGCAGTACGCTTTAACGAACAAGGCTTGCTGCCTGCCATTGCCCAGCAGTTTGATTCGGGTGAAGTGTTAATGATGGCGTGGATGAACCGCGAGGCACTCGAAGAAACGCTAGCAACGCAGCGTGTTTGCTACTATTCACGCTCGCGTAAAAAGCTCTGGCGTAAAGGTGAAACCTCGGGCCAACAACAGCAGCTGAAATCTGCGGCTCTCGACTGCGATGGTGACACGCTATTACTGCAAGTCGATCAAACGGGACCCGCTTGCCACACCGGTCGACGCAGCTGTTTTTACTTATCGGTAAATGAAGAGCGTGCGGTGATTACCAGCGAGCCGCTTATCGACCCAGCGGCACTTTACGGCAAGAAATAG
- a CDS encoding DNA-binding protein, whose product MARSGIQYSDVQQAIDTLLARGDTPSVQRIREVLGTGSFTTISEHFRNWRIEREQNRDVPPPKGVPEVIVNVATELWREAQEAANQALVHYREDANRQVESAQQEAAEALQQTANAQQRESALAEHLRHTEQRLEALNRELAASQANEHQWQQQAEQANQDAKRYQQLLSQSEHDVASLKERFTEEQQQRQAAWEQRLAQEEQRNEAAEGKLMALLDTLRQERAQEEKALQKRLLQLEQRSDSLAKELQLKKDTLQHYQLDNSSLQQRIDELERNNISLKEQHASLQSELDKAHQALEKQHQAALQDENWQQQLWQRMEALQAQLTALPETISSQEKADNPTNE is encoded by the coding sequence ATGGCTCGCAGCGGGATTCAATACAGTGATGTTCAGCAAGCAATCGACACCCTGCTCGCTCGCGGCGACACTCCTAGCGTGCAACGCATTCGGGAAGTACTGGGAACCGGCAGCTTCACAACGATCAGTGAGCATTTCCGTAATTGGCGTATTGAACGAGAGCAAAATCGCGATGTTCCGCCACCTAAAGGCGTCCCAGAAGTCATCGTTAACGTCGCAACCGAGCTATGGCGCGAGGCGCAAGAGGCCGCCAATCAAGCGCTCGTCCACTATCGTGAAGATGCTAATCGGCAGGTAGAGAGCGCCCAGCAGGAAGCCGCCGAAGCGCTTCAGCAAACAGCCAATGCGCAGCAACGAGAAAGCGCCCTTGCAGAGCATCTACGACACACAGAACAGCGTTTGGAAGCACTTAATCGCGAGCTGGCCGCTAGCCAAGCGAACGAGCATCAGTGGCAGCAACAGGCAGAGCAAGCCAACCAAGATGCTAAGCGATATCAGCAGTTGCTTAGCCAATCTGAGCATGATGTCGCTTCGCTGAAAGAGCGCTTCACTGAAGAGCAGCAACAACGCCAAGCCGCTTGGGAACAGCGCCTTGCTCAGGAAGAGCAGCGTAACGAAGCAGCAGAAGGAAAACTGATGGCGTTGCTAGACACGCTTAGACAAGAGCGTGCCCAAGAAGAAAAAGCACTACAAAAGCGCTTGCTCCAGTTGGAACAGCGCTCAGACAGCTTGGCGAAAGAACTTCAGCTCAAAAAAGATACGTTGCAGCACTACCAGTTAGACAACAGCAGCTTGCAACAGCGTATTGACGAGCTTGAGCGCAACAATATATCGCTAAAAGAACAACACGCCAGCCTGCAGAGCGAGCTTGATAAAGCCCACCAAGCACTAGAAAAGCAGCACCAAGCGGCACTTCAGGACGAAAACTGGCAGCAACAGCTTTGGCAACGAATGGAAGCCCTTCAGGCGCAATTAACAGCCCTGCCGGAGACGATCTCCTCGCAAGAAAAAGCAGACAATCCAACCAACGAGTGA
- a CDS encoding SufE family protein, with the protein MATSGAELAQQELVEEFEIFDNWMDRYQYIIDMGKQLPDFPEEQRTEEFKIQGCQSNVWMCHEEQGDKLIFKATSDAAIVSGLIVLLLRIYSDRTPDEISQTEPHFLKDLGLDKHLSPTRSNGLHAMLERIYQVAKQS; encoded by the coding sequence ATGGCAACTTCAGGCGCTGAGCTGGCCCAGCAAGAACTGGTCGAAGAGTTTGAAATATTTGATAACTGGATGGATCGTTATCAATACATTATCGATATGGGGAAGCAACTGCCTGACTTTCCGGAAGAGCAGCGAACTGAAGAGTTTAAGATTCAGGGCTGCCAATCTAACGTATGGATGTGTCACGAAGAGCAGGGCGACAAGCTTATCTTTAAGGCAACGTCGGATGCGGCCATCGTTTCAGGACTGATTGTGTTGCTGCTGAGAATCTATAGCGATCGCACACCTGATGAGATTAGCCAAACCGAGCCTCACTTTTTGAAAGATTTAGGTTTGGATAAGCACCTATCACCTACTCGCAGTAATGGCTTGCATGCCATGTTGGAGCGTATTTACCAAGTGGCAAAACAGTCGTAA
- a CDS encoding site-specific integrase encodes MPGEVEKQQKHVGKSLEKGSWPDLLAKSSVLATPGTDTPLIDAQNDVEAVAAWLREYQDSPQTLKSYRREAERLLLWLSSHGASLCDMNREMLRQYDAFLEDPQPAEQWVGVSKPRKHAQWRPFRGGLSPASRRQSLIILQGLFSWLVEAGWVRHNPFVLMRDKARRLNNQTQTIERYLERDLWAWFWQWLNVPVGYANEREAYEQARRRFVFSFAYLLAPRISEMANARMDDFQESEGRWWWVVVGKGSKLARIPVPDDMLECVFEWREALGLSGLPSYHEPDPLIRALDKRRGISDNQLYRLIKGVFSEAADALEAQNGKPAYVSALRRATPHWLRHTAITHQAQAGVSLRYLAESARHSKLDTTSRYLHTEDNEWHQEQQRHRLKTAPKKTSNPL; translated from the coding sequence ATGCCCGGAGAGGTCGAAAAACAGCAAAAACACGTAGGTAAAAGCCTAGAAAAGGGCAGTTGGCCTGATTTGCTGGCTAAGTCTTCCGTACTCGCCACTCCAGGAACTGACACGCCGTTAATTGATGCTCAAAACGACGTTGAGGCTGTTGCTGCGTGGCTAAGGGAGTATCAAGACAGTCCTCAAACATTGAAAAGTTACCGCCGAGAGGCGGAGCGCCTGCTGCTTTGGCTGTCTAGCCACGGCGCCTCGCTATGCGATATGAATCGTGAAATGTTGCGCCAGTACGACGCTTTTTTGGAAGATCCTCAGCCAGCTGAGCAGTGGGTAGGGGTAAGTAAGCCTCGCAAACATGCGCAATGGCGACCTTTTCGTGGTGGGCTATCGCCAGCAAGCCGTCGGCAAAGTCTGATTATTTTGCAGGGCTTATTTAGCTGGCTGGTGGAAGCAGGGTGGGTACGCCATAACCCATTTGTGCTAATGCGCGATAAGGCAAGGCGGCTGAATAACCAGACGCAAACCATTGAGCGTTATTTAGAGCGCGATCTTTGGGCATGGTTTTGGCAGTGGCTGAATGTGCCAGTCGGGTACGCTAATGAGCGAGAGGCGTATGAGCAAGCGCGGCGACGATTTGTATTCAGCTTCGCTTATCTATTAGCGCCTCGTATTAGTGAAATGGCTAACGCTCGGATGGATGACTTCCAGGAAAGCGAGGGGCGATGGTGGTGGGTGGTGGTCGGTAAGGGGAGTAAGCTTGCACGCATTCCGGTGCCTGATGACATGCTCGAGTGCGTGTTCGAATGGCGGGAAGCGCTAGGATTATCAGGCCTGCCCAGTTATCACGAACCCGACCCTCTTATCCGTGCGCTAGATAAACGTCGTGGCATTAGCGATAACCAACTTTATCGGCTGATTAAAGGCGTATTTAGCGAAGCGGCTGATGCGCTAGAAGCGCAAAATGGCAAGCCTGCCTATGTGAGCGCGCTGCGTCGTGCAACACCCCACTGGCTGCGGCATACGGCGATTACACATCAAGCACAAGCGGGGGTAAGCCTGCGCTATTTAGCCGAGAGCGCGCGCCATTCTAAACTGGATACGACGAGTCGCTACTTACACACCGAAGATAATGAATGGCACCAAGAGCAGCAGCGTCATCGCTTGAAAACGGCCCCAAAAAAGACGTCTAACCCGTTATAA
- a CDS encoding inactive transglutaminase family protein → MSRLPFYLIVGLLLLVGIAASVHRHVQFEIPWLPGEQRQVWEIEAVINFNAQDGPVQVDLALPSHQAGYRVLTENTASSGYGLAYKADELGRQAEWTIRNAAGSQQLYYSVQMLVSPDARSPVQTPPELSTVPPWESPYDTAASQLIDRAWARSANNATFARELILDINGERQGENARLLLAQQQPSPLIVRLLNQAGVHAREVSGLLMEDGRRRQTLSSWIQVFDESAETWTLFNPTTGEQGKPDNLLLWETGGRAVLEVQGGTNSRVTFSMLTHYQPASAAVRNHYSDDTLLNFSIHSLPLEEQALFQTILLIPIGALVVVFLRVLVGVKTSGTFMPVLIALAFIQTTLLTGLIGFLLIVAVGLIIRNYLSYLNLLLVARVSAVIITVIAIISIFTVIAYRMGLSAGLTVTFFPMIILAWTIERMSILWEEEGPKQVLIQGGGSLLTAVLAFLAMNNPWVRHITFNFLGVQFILMALILLLGNYTGYRLLELRRFKPITDEEKSS, encoded by the coding sequence ATGTCACGGTTGCCGTTTTATTTGATCGTTGGACTACTGCTGTTGGTTGGTATTGCCGCCAGTGTGCATCGACATGTTCAGTTTGAAATCCCCTGGCTACCCGGCGAACAGCGCCAAGTATGGGAAATCGAAGCTGTTATCAACTTTAATGCCCAGGACGGCCCTGTGCAGGTTGATCTAGCGCTGCCTTCTCATCAGGCCGGATATCGGGTTTTGACGGAAAACACCGCGTCTTCCGGCTATGGGCTTGCCTATAAAGCAGATGAACTAGGTCGTCAGGCCGAGTGGACTATTCGCAATGCCGCCGGTAGCCAGCAGCTTTACTATTCTGTGCAAATGCTTGTTTCGCCAGATGCGCGCTCACCCGTGCAAACGCCACCAGAATTATCGACTGTTCCTCCCTGGGAAAGCCCGTACGACACTGCCGCTAGCCAATTAATTGATCGTGCTTGGGCACGTAGCGCCAATAACGCCACCTTTGCGAGAGAATTGATTTTAGATATTAATGGCGAACGCCAAGGGGAAAATGCACGACTACTCTTAGCCCAGCAACAGCCATCGCCACTGATTGTACGTTTGTTGAATCAAGCGGGTGTTCATGCAAGGGAAGTCAGCGGCCTATTGATGGAAGATGGTCGTCGTCGACAAACCCTCAGCAGTTGGATTCAAGTGTTCGACGAATCTGCCGAAACCTGGACACTTTTTAACCCCACGACCGGCGAGCAAGGAAAACCCGACAACCTTCTACTCTGGGAAACAGGTGGTCGCGCGGTGTTAGAGGTCCAGGGCGGAACCAATTCGCGTGTCACCTTTTCAATGTTGACGCATTACCAACCTGCTTCTGCGGCGGTTCGTAATCACTACTCTGATGACACGCTACTCAATTTCTCTATCCATAGCCTTCCTTTGGAAGAACAGGCACTTTTCCAAACGATTCTGCTGATACCCATTGGCGCGCTGGTAGTGGTGTTTTTGCGAGTGTTGGTTGGGGTAAAAACATCGGGCACTTTTATGCCGGTGCTGATTGCATTAGCGTTTATTCAAACCACTCTGCTAACGGGTTTAATTGGCTTCCTGCTGATTGTGGCTGTAGGCCTGATCATCCGTAATTATCTTTCATACCTCAACCTATTGCTGGTAGCGAGGGTTTCGGCGGTCATCATCACTGTCATAGCAATCATCTCAATTTTCACTGTTATTGCTTATCGTATGGGGCTAAGCGCGGGGTTAACTGTCACATTTTTCCCGATGATCATCCTGGCATGGACGATTGAGCGGATGTCGATTCTCTGGGAAGAGGAAGGGCCAAAGCAGGTATTGATTCAAGGCGGAGGCAGCCTCTTAACCGCTGTATTAGCGTTCCTTGCCATGAATAACCCCTGGGTTCGCCACATTACTTTCAACTTCCTTGGCGTTCAGTTCATTCTGATGGCGCTCATCTTGTTGCTTGGTAATTACACGGGCTACCGCTTATTGGAGCTACGCCGTTTTAAGCCAATTACTGATGAAGAGAAATCCTCATGA
- the yidD gene encoding membrane protein insertion efficiency factor YidD, whose product MIGCIKVYQYTISPLLGPRCRFWPSCSSYTVEAIQVHGPFKGGWMAIKRIMRCHPGSAGGIDPVPGGRSEQLCREDPDLTAPPHSKCDHHH is encoded by the coding sequence ATGATTGGCTGTATCAAGGTCTATCAATACACCATTAGCCCCCTGCTGGGGCCGCGCTGCCGCTTCTGGCCAAGCTGCTCGTCCTATACCGTTGAAGCCATTCAAGTGCATGGCCCTTTCAAGGGCGGCTGGATGGCGATAAAGCGTATTATGCGCTGCCACCCAGGCAGCGCCGGTGGTATCGATCCCGTGCCTGGTGGCAGAAGCGAGCAGCTGTGTCGTGAAGACCCCGACTTAACAGCACCGCCGCACTCAAAGTGCGACCATCATCACTGA
- a CDS encoding transcriptional repressor: MTEANTLLQQAESQCHTRGVRFTPIRRRVLELIAENGGGLKAYDLLDQLSTEHAAARPPTVYRALDFLIEQGLVHRIESQNAYVACACPEHAHGFQLLICRHCGYVEELHLDEISAQLAELAKRQGFNVERQTIELQGLCQNCRSASNE; this comes from the coding sequence ATGACAGAAGCTAATACGCTATTACAACAAGCGGAATCCCAGTGTCATACCCGAGGTGTGAGATTTACACCTATTCGCCGCCGTGTACTAGAACTGATTGCTGAGAATGGTGGCGGCCTAAAAGCGTATGACTTGTTAGACCAACTATCTACTGAGCATGCCGCAGCAAGACCTCCCACGGTTTACCGTGCTCTCGACTTTCTTATCGAACAAGGTCTCGTTCATCGTATAGAGTCACAAAACGCTTACGTTGCCTGCGCCTGTCCTGAGCATGCCCATGGCTTTCAGCTGTTGATTTGTCGCCATTGTGGCTATGTTGAAGAGCTTCACTTGGATGAAATAAGCGCTCAACTGGCCGAATTAGCCAAACGACAAGGGTTTAACGTCGAGCGCCAAACGATAGAACTTCAAGGCTTGTGCCAAAATTGCCGATCTGCGAGTAACGAGTAA